A segment of the Lycium ferocissimum isolate CSIRO_LF1 chromosome 5, AGI_CSIRO_Lferr_CH_V1, whole genome shotgun sequence genome:
AGCAAAACTAAACCAGCAAAATAACAAATAAGAGTGCAGCATTAAAAAAAGGTATGCAGGGGCTAGAAATATGGAAACCTGATGATGGCtgtaataaaattgaaaataaacgGTCTCTGCAAGGCAAGAGAAAATAAGTTGTCAGAAATCATAGCTTAAACATTATTGACCGAGAACAACTGGATAAGGACTATACACAGAGGGAGGAGGAAGAAAAGGAAGTCATGCCTCCAACAGCATGCCAAATTCTCTGACAAATAAGATGGTAGCAATGGCTGCAAAAAGAGAAAGCATGTAACAGGTAAAGCAATGGCTGAAAAATGAGAACGCGTATAACAGGTAAAGCAATGCTGCACTGATTAATACAGAATTTGACATATGAGAAACAAATTCCAGCattacaatcacaaataaaagGGTTGTTTTTATCAAAATTGTAAAATTATCTGAAAGTCAATTTTCCCAACCAGGGCTGAAAAAATGGAAGATTTTGAAGTGGATAAAGTTATGAAATCCCTGAACTAACCTACACTAGCCAGTGCGTACCCTTAAATATTGCAAGCATGCTGGAAGCAGCGGAGTAAGGTACAGCTCACAACCACAATGGGAGAAAAAGATACTTGGAAAGGCTCGTTGATATAAAAAGAAATAgttctgtttttatttttttgggctcgTAACTTGGAAAATTGGTGAAATTGTCACAGATGATCCCCCTAAATTCTTTAAATTCTGTTTCCACAACTTAATCTAAAGTTAATAAACAAAAAAACCAAACAATAAAAAATCCAGATTCCGTATATGTTATCTAGAATAATAAATATGAAAgtatttccacatcaatattaGCCAATTAAAGCTCAACCCAAATTAGTTCGGATTGGCTATATGAATACCCTATACCAGTTCAGACCCATTTCGTCCAAACAGACACTAAAACTAAGGGCTAATTTGCATATTATTACAACAGCAGCTATGACTCAATTCTGAACTAGTTGGGATcaactatatgaatccttaATATATATTCCACTCAATTTGAAATTGATTCATCCCAATACTCGATCATTTGTATTTTAAGACAAATTAGGGATCTCTAACACTAGAGATACCAAATTCACAAGCAATTCATGACACCCTTTGCTGAAATTGGTAATAGCAAACTAATACATAGAAGATGCACCAAATAAACCAGAATCTTCTTGTGAGAGTTGCATATAGGTGTTAGTAAAAATACATGCGGAGTGCGGAGTAAATGAGGATAGATAGTCTCCCAAATGCTAACCTGCCTGTCCCTTTAAAGATAGGGAAGTTGACTCTCCACTTTTCCATGATCTTAAACTTGAGATGCTCAAGGCCAAAAGAGTACTACCAAGTATAACACCAAATCTAAGGGCAGCAATGCTTCCACTTAGCATGAAGTACAAAAAGCCACCAGCAGAAAGAAGAGTTCCTGCAGAGCATGACCAAGGCAATGAAAAAGCTATAGGTTTCAAGGCATTGCATGCTTCATTCCAGAGAACTTTAAACTAATAGTAATtcaaagaaaatcataaaacaactTATAAAAACAAAACTTCAAAACTGCACATCGAACAGTCCCTTACTACTACATTTGGAAACATCAGCTCTACATACCATAAGGTATTCCCACATAAAAGTCTCGCACTTTCGACACGTCATTCAATTCATCTGCAGAGGAAGCAAATGTTTCAACAATATCTTTCACTGGTTCAGGGGAGTTCTCAGCAGCATTGGTTAAATATTCTTTACTATCCTCACTAATTTCCTTTGCAATAGTAGTCAAATCTTCTCTTGCTTTGTCCGCTTGAATTTTTAATTTCTCAGAAGTGTCTTTCAAAATGATCATAGCTTTATCGGAATACACCTCATATGCTTCTTGTGACACAGCCTGCACCTTCATTGCTTGTTCTTTGAAGGAAGCTAGGGTCTGTTTCCAGGCTTCTTCTGACGCCTCAGTCTCCCTCTTAAGATCATTATTGTCCTTCTCTGATTCAACATCTGAAGGCTTCTGAAAATATGAAAACTTTTGACTCATAAAATTGAAAGAACTATGCCTAACATGATAAAGATCAATATGGATCGACAAATAAATGTTATACAGAGCGATTAACATACTACTCCCTCCACCCCAATAAAATCGTCCTAATTTGACTTGCTTGAGTTTAAGAGTAAAATATTTGAATCAATTATCATATTGAGTTTGCTTGGAAGTTTCTAAAATAATAGCTTGAGATGTAAAGAAAGTGGAAGAGTTATACAAATACACGCCACATCAAGTTTGATATAAACATGAGCAGTTTATCCTACTACAAGTCTACACTTGTTGGAGAGGAATATTTTCCATTTAAGCAAAGCAGTCAATGTTCTTTTGGGTGGACCAGAAAGGAGAGGTCAACTTAATAGAATGGGGAGATTAGATACTCCATTCCTTTAATAATGGAGTATTCAGCATCACATCAACCAAACTTCTAGTATCTTATAGTGTGCTGCTCTTAAGTTGtgtttttattaaaaagaaaagtatgtaAACAAGTTTATATGGAAAGGTAAATTGTTACTTACAAGTTATgggcatactaggagagatatgATTAGGAACGAAGTTATACGGgccaaggtgggagtggcctccgTTGAGGAAAAAATGAGGGAAGCGACgctgagatggttcgggcatgtgaagaggaggtgTGAGGATGCGCCAgtaaggaggtgtgagaggttgacTATcgtaggagaggtagaggtaggccgaggAAGAACTaggggaggtgattagacaggatatgGCACATCTTCAGCTTACTGAGAacatgaccctagataggaaggtgtggaggtcgaggattaAAGTAGAAGGGTAGTAGGTAGCCGAGTGGTGTCGCACTTTAGGTGGGAGAGGTAGGGGCTAGCCTCCTCTCCACGTACCCTTGTTAGTAGTATTATTTAGTAATCTTGTAGTTTTCTATTCTTCGATGTGTATTACTATCTTTTGCGCATTTGCTTTGTATCTCATTACTTTGTATTTGCGtcgatttccttttttttcttttgagctAACGGtccgcgtacactctaccctccccagaccccacctgtgggattacactggttatgttgttgttaagtTCACAGTGTGTATACCAAGAAAGTTAGGCTTGAGACTCCTTCCTATTCAGCATTCTTGTTATGGCATATAGAGCTCTGCTCAATTCTTTCAAATGAAATCACCTAAAACTATTGAAATTCTGAAAAACAGTTTTTTGATAATAGAGCTGCTACTTTTGACTTTAAAACAAAAGGGGGgcgcagcccggtgcactaggCTCCCGCTATGTGTCTTTGCCGGACCACAAGATAGATGTCTATTGTTCGCAAACTTAccctgcatttctgcaagaggttgtttccaaataaagcttctaCTTTTGACTGCaatacaaaaatcaaataattcCAGAAACTCCTCATTTAACTAACTAAACGAGCTATTGAAACATACTAAATGAATGAACAAATTAAaatctactccctccgtctcaattttaagtgtcttaagtttcctttttggtctgaccccctatatttagtaagttgataatTCAAGCATGCTTACCTGacaagtttaaaaccacaagatatAAAAGATAATTTAGTACACTACACGCGTCTTTAATTTAGggccacaagattcaaaagtctctttttATTACTTAAACTTCATGCCGGGTGAAAGTAAGTCAGTTAAATTGGGagggagggagtaataaatgaaagaagaaagtaGCAAGTTTATCACTCACGGATTCCTCATGTGAAGCTGCGAAGGGGAGAATCGATCTACGCCGAGCCAACGGAACCGAGCCGAAGCAAAGTCGGGACCGAGAAACTGGTAAAGTAGTAGTTCCCTTGAGTGTAAACCCTAGAGATGTAGGACTATAACACAGCGCCaccattgaagaagaagaagaagcttgCTGCTTTAAGAGAAGAGATGGGCTAGGGTTAGGGTTTGAGATGATAGCAACATTCATTTCTTCCAATGTTGCTTTTTGCAGGAGTAGGTAAGCTGAGATGGCTTTACTTTTGTCCAAAATAGCACCCCAGTTTTCAATTTCATATCATAGAGGTGTTGCGACACGTAATACACCCACATGACCCTACTGCATCTTCTAACCTCGTAAAGCTCCGGGTTATTCTTGCTTCGAAATTGAGTATAGTATCAACACCCAATTGCACAAATACGCGTCAAATAACCATTTGTCCTTTACAAAAGGTCTTTTTGCTTgagaaaaggacataaatggtaagtaggttcaaaatagtccattAACTGTACACTTAACAGTTTTGGCCCTTTAAGTTTGttacaaattaataaaaatgatcTCTTAACTACGAGAgttggttaaaaatagtcccttaagtatgcacttaacacTTTTGttcctttaagtttgtcaaaagttaacacttttagtctccgataaaatattcatcgaactctgtttgttagatttgacgagaactataaaaaaaaaacataataattagcgagaactcacatttagaggtacacattactaaaaaaaaaaaccaaatacCTCGGAAAAAAATCAACGGACGTTAGTCCGTTATACGAAAAAATCAACAGAACTGATAGTGCCAGAAAATAATGTctcgtgtcacaccccgaccttattagggtgtgatgggcacccgaccccgcatttggagccgagcgaacccgctatcTCTTATTACATACCTAATCTCTTTAGATTCTTAAATCAAttgaaggtaaaatacatagtaaaattttcaaaaatcctttgtcgtttccaattaaacacaatctgcaaacataagggctctgtaacataatgtataataaaaacacatcggctagtAGAACCATTTTCAAGACTGACACACTATACCCACGACTGCGtccgcaaagcctctaactcgaacatgacatcatagcataggactcttgaccgtGAACTccagcaaatggagatgccaactccgccggaacatcttctataatggcttctcGATCAAATACGGGTgtaccacgcggcatgaaacgcgaccccacgaagaagagggtcggtacgagcattgtccgagtatgtaaggcatgaatagtaacataataggagatatagctatgagtagcaacatagtaaaaaagTATAAGAGTCATCATATCTTTGTAAAAGTAGTCCGTACATCGAGTGCTCTTGAAGGCGGAGTCATGCGTCATTCTTCGTTACTCTTATATGCATCCATATCATCGTccgaatcacataacatcattagcccgcatccgggcctcccgcgtccgggtaatcCATCTCGCAGGGCGCCACTGGTGGGGATCgtgcccggccaaataggccgTGTaaatcatatgccgcccactacgcttaccgtagtggtggtcGGATGTCCGCCCTCTAGGCCGCAATGTAGTCATGTGCCGCCCACTACGCTCaccgtagtggtggtcatgCCCCGCCCTCCCGCCGGTGTAACCTCCATCATATagcatgcattggagcccaatcaaaagctataactttatcggagtgacgtaaggtcggaaacctccgattacattatggaatagtcatcatgactttgtctcaccttgaagggactattaatataaggcgagactatcaatggagagtaacatcgtgaggaaacataaaacaggatcataagacATCGTTCGTATGATTGGAatctttaaattaatcattatcCATAGATAGGGTGAAGacatcaagaaatagtttaacattttcatattgtcatattcatggtagaaacatatcctcgacatagtcatcatagacatttacTCATGTTCGACATCGTCGTTGTCATTATAAagtcatattcgtcgttttagtcataaaactttcaaaaatcataaaacttgatttttggagaaaaatgaatattttggaaaacatttgtaaactttttaaGAAGggaatcatgttttaaaaccattacttctagcttttgaataTGAAATCGTTATGGAAACGTTTAACACATCTtacatatgaatcatgccaaagaaagagaagggacgagccttaacatacctgcgccgcgccttactagctacgcttatccgtccaaactcgttgccgctagtctacattcaagacgattgacacaatcattagattcattaccgCGTACTTGTCTTAGcctttcaaatacatttacttatggtctCGGAATTTCAAAGGAAGATCTCctataaatataccatccccgagagtcTATCTcaccaatttttaatcaacaacaatccggaattcaacccggccaaactatcaacaataccaacaagtattctagcaacacttcaataaccaattcaatccaactcaatttaattcaattcaattcacataatctttcaaagaactcaATCAACctactactttatccgaaaccttcaacttcaacaacaaccatgtatttcataatcattcgtatgcattaacttcgacaacaaccttcattacacgttacatgatccatatcgacaacaactagaatgtcaaattacatcaatttacactaacttaccaaaacatctatttcaaccataatcactccttacacattttcatgcatttacATCCATCTCTCGTACACTACAATAACGACATAAGACTAAGTAAAACTTATTCATTCAATCTTTCCTCACACAatgccacacacacacacacggccaattatgcacacacggccacaacaacatcatacgaaattttcaagaactctttatccGTTTCtttatattacaacaacaaccaacatgctacatacactaAATCCATCCTTTCTATACAATACATTACATGTATAATCAAacaccacatacacacacactacaactcacggccacacccctaccTCCATATTCTTCATGAGTTTCACTCATTtttatatactacaacatgcacaaacattcataacatataaaagaaaatggatTCTTACCTCCTTCCTTGATCCTTCACTTGGCAAGAATTTCTAACTTGCACAACCAATACTTTTcttactccaacaacccctccatgttgtagaggtcCTTCCTTTTAGTAGATAggctagaagaaataaatttttcttggacaatttcttgcttccaaattttggccaccatggccgaatgctttttttttttctctctttctttctttctttctttctttctctccactctatcaaattaaaatatgaacacacatatatatatatatatagcccccatgagcatgtgaggggcacatgcccacTCCTCCACttttcttttctagatttttctttctttttcttgaatcttttctaaaataaaagatgactcattttggtcatcatttttcattcttttgtcttcacatggccaatatggccctttttggaactttcttgaattcttatgaaatgaccattttacccctagcctttttaaacatttccatgaactattttgcgaattttcctttttcgccctcaacctttctcagtattccatatcaacaatattcctaaataatattaataacccacttgcgcattaaaatagttttgaaaaacgatcttaccttccacattccacgacttcttcgaaatgtccgagcgcacgaaatacgggctataacatcctccccccctttagaacattcgtcctcgaatgttcaactgaccttatggcgTCATAATACTACGGGAGGGTTCCGTTTATAGCTGTTCCTTCTTTTatgcccgtttcttatcctttacctcgTTTTTCTTATAATCGAACCccttgaccttttcatgagtccttgttcgatatcatgggttttctaattttctGAACCAACACATTACCCTTGTCTTTCTCAAACCATCTCTTTTCTGTTACTGTTCATCACTACGGAAACCATGTCGGGGTACGCAATCTTACTTAACGATCCAATGCGGCTGTAGGCTATTCCTTTATCCTCAAGTCTATCTCTTAGTATACTCGTTGTTATTTCGCttctacttttctcccaagtattcttGCGACACACCGACATTTTTGTACActgattccaagctaatagatttccttttTTGGTACTTGGTAGTGTTGCGattcctttttaggtctaatataatatggtctcccccccccccGCTTTGGGGCTCTTATATGATAACCGCCTTCGAgtaccttctttttttcttgctaTTTCTTCATATGGGTCCTAAAGCTCGTGAACTATTCCTTTCTAACACATAGATCTCGCCCTTTCCTAGGTCATCCTCTCGGCACGCTTCTTCCATGCCTGAGGCAACCATACTAATATGGCCATACATTTATTCCTTCATATATCTTTCAAggccaaagtcttattatatcgtcgctaagcttaatcactctttttcttacttcacattccctTATCTTAGTCACTATTCCTTCCGCCTTGCTTATCATAATCGGTCTTCAAACCTCGTACACTCCTTTCTTGTTTCCTTTTATCACTTTCTATTCCTTTTCACATGTCTACTTTGAGTCCTTACCCAGACAATCTCGCGCTTTGTCGATAGCTTCTCTCGAGGTTTCCCTCACTAAGCTttcttattttcacttttcccgACCTCGTTGATCTTCTTGCCTTCCATAAactcactctctttcctttGCAACTATCTCCACACTAGACTCTCAAGTCTTAAGCTTGTGGTAGAACAATagcaacttaccttgtaacactGTACCCTTTATTATTTAtcgtcactcgaacttcggtatcCTTTTTCTTGTTTAGCGCCTTCCTTACCGTAGCGCGATTGTTGGACTCCCTTGTCCACTGATACAATCATGTGGAATATCTACACactcatgtatgtatatatatgcataattcactaacccacaaaatactttcaaacattgttcaagcctatccaactttCCCGAGCTATGATACACTTTTTGTCTCTTCACCATTCTAGCCTACCTTGTCTTTCGTGACCCCGTATAGTTCCCAATCATTCTGTATACTTTAATTTCCCCTTAGGTCACttttaacttctcatttgtctcttgtatctcaatttgtaggaCTTTTGgtttacttcccagggggtcacccatcctgaaattgctcccacctgagcacgcttaaccccggaactttggtggaattcgatgccttaacactgatataatcgcgtccactttctcatatgacctttataACATGATCGAAAATCAGCCGAAGCCTTGCAGCttccgaaacattttcgtaatacgtcctttcttttacatttaccgttttacccttttctcttctcaatattcactttccgcCTGGTGTATATCTATTTTCCTATTTGGCTCCCAGCTtcacgtaacagaacaaatatatccatctagtcttacctcttttgacttccatatcatccctcgccctttttccgccgatactgggcgcctgcGAAAATCAACGATTAGCacaaggaatcttatttcctatgacttggctctatcgcacgatctaatgaaagaaagaaggtcaaccattcctagatgccccgcagcctcctgtttataaatgtggccggcttcacacccataaacgtgactctaccggacacgactttgcagacatcccttagaccgacctgctctgataccactttgtcacaccccgaccttactagggtgtgatgggcacccgaccccgcattcggagccgagcgaacccgctatcTCTTATTACATACCTAATCTCTTTAGATTCTTAAATCAAttgaaggtaaaatacatagtaaaattttcaaaatctttttgtcgtttttcaaactaaacacaACCGCAAACGTAAGGACctcgtaacataatgtataataaaacacatcggctagtgAACCATTTTCAAGACTGACACactatacccacgactcgtctcgcaaagcctctaactttaacatgacatcatagcatagacTACTTCGACCCGGCAATTctccgagcaaatggagatgccaactccgccggaacatcttctataatggcttctaTCTcatcgggtgtaccgcgcggcatgaaacgcagcgccccgaagaagggggtcggtacgagcaatgtgcgagtatgtaaggcatgaataa
Coding sequences within it:
- the LOC132056855 gene encoding protein FATTY ACID EXPORT 3, chloroplastic, producing the protein MNVAIISNPNPSPSLLLKQQASSSSSMVALCYSPTSLGFTLKGTTTLPVSRSRLCFGSVPLARRRSILPFAASHEESKPSDVESEKDNNDLKRETEASEEAWKQTLASFKEQAMKVQAVSQEAYEVYSDKAMIILKDTSEKLKIQADKAREDLTTIAKEISEDSKEYLTNAAENSPEPVKDIVETFASSADELNDVSKVRDFYVGIPYGTLLSAGGFLYFMLSGSIAALRFGVILGSTLLALSISSLRSWKSGESTSLSLKGQAAIATILFVREFGMLLERPFIFNFITAIISGGVAAFYAYRILRDGEQTKGSNSTAQTDN